In Saccharomyces cerevisiae S288C chromosome VIII, complete sequence, a genomic segment contains:
- the FLO5 gene encoding flocculin FLO5 (Lectin-like cell wall protein (flocculin) involved in flocculation; binds mannose chains on the surface of other cells, confers floc-forming ability that is chymotrypsin resistant but heat labile; important for co-flocculation with other yeasts, mediating interaction with specific species; FLO5 has a paralog, FLO1, that arose from a segmental duplication) produces the protein MTIAHHCIFLVILAFLALINVASGATEACLPAGQRKSGMNINFYQYSLKDSSTYSNAAYMAYGYASKTKLGSVGGQTDISIDYNIPCVSSSGTFPCPQEDSYGNWGCKGMGACSNSQGIAYWSTDLFGFYTTPTNVTLEMTGYFLPPQTGSYTFSFATVDDSAILSVGGSIAFECCAQEQPPITSTNFTINGIKPWDGSLPDNITGTVYMYAGYYYPLKVVYSNAVSWGTLPISVELPDGTTVSDNFEGYVYSFDDDLSQSNCTIPDPSIHTTSTITTTTEPWTGTFTSTSTEMTTITDTNGQLTDETVIVIRTPTTASTITTTTEPWTGTFTSTSTEMTTVTGTNGQPTDETVIVIRTPTSEGLITTTTEPWTGTFTSTSTEMTTVTGTNGQPTDETVIVIRTPTSEGLITTTTEPWTGTFTSTSTEVTTITGTNGQPTDETVIVIRTPTSEGLITTTTEPWTGTFTSTSTEMTTVTGTNGQPTDETVIVIRTPTSEGLISTTTEPWTGTFTSTSTEVTTITGTNGQPTDETVIVIRTPTSEGLITTTTEPWTGTFTSTSTEMTTVTGTNGQPTDETVIVIRTPTSEGLITRTTEPWTGTFTSTSTEVTTITGTNGQPTDETVIVIRTPTTAISSSLSSSSGQITSSITSSRPIITPFYPSNGTSVISSSVISSSVTSSLVTSSSFISSSVISSSTTTSTSIFSESSTSSVIPTSSSTSGSSESKTSSASSSSSSSSISSESPKSPTNSSSSLPPVTSATTGQETASSLPPATTTKTSEQTTLVTVTSCESHVCTESISSAIVSTATVTVSGVTTEYTTWCPISTTETTKQTKGTTEQTKGTTEQTTETTKQTTVVTISSCESDICSKTASPAIVSTSTATINGVTTEYTTWCPISTTESKQQTTLVTVTSCESGVCSETTSPAIVSTATATVNDVVTVYPTWRPQTTNEQSVSSKMNSATSETTTNTGAAETKTAVTSSLSRFNHAETQTASATDVIGHSSSVVSVSETGNTMSLTSSGLSTMSQQPRSTPASSMVGSSTASLEISTYAGSANSLLAGSGLSVFIASLLLAII, from the coding sequence atgacaattGCACACCACTGCATATTTTTGGTAATCTTGGCCTTTCTGGCACTAATTAATGTGGCCTCAGGAGCCACAGAGGCGTGCTTACCAGCAGGCCAGAGGAAAAGTGGGatgaatataaatttttaccaGTATTCATTGAAAGATTCCTCCACATATTCGAATGCAGCATATATGGCTTATGGATATGCCTCAAAAACCAAACTAGGTTCTGTCGGAGGACAAACTGATATTTCGATTGATTATAATATTCCCTGTGTTAGTTCATCAGGCACATTTCCTTGTCCTCAAGAAGATTCCTATGGAAACTGGGGATGCAAAGGAATGGGTGCTTGTTCTAATAGTCAAGGAATTGCATACTGGAGTACTGATTTATTTGGTTTCTATACTACCCCAACAAACGTAACCCTAGAAATGACAGGTTATTTTTTACCACCACAGACGGGTTCTTACacgttttcttttgcaaCAGTAGATGATTCTGCAATTTTATCAGTCGGTGGTAGCATTGCGTTCGAATGTTGTGCACAAGAACAACCTCCCATCACGTCGACTAACTTCACAATCAATGGTATCAAGCCATGGGATGGAAGTCTCCCTGACAATATCACAGGGACTGTCTACATGTATGCAGGCTACTATTATCCGCTGAAGGTTGTTTACTCCAATGCCGTTTCCTGGGGCACGCTTCCAATTAGCGTGGAATTGCCTGATGGTACTACTGTTAGTGATAACTTTGAAGGGTACGTTTACTCTTTTGACGATGACCTAAGTCAGTCAAATTGTACTATCCCTGATCCTTCAATACATACTACTAGCACTATCACAACTACCACCGAGCCATGGACCGGTACTTTCACTTCTACATCCACTGAGATGACCACCATCACCGATACTAACGGTCAATTAACTGATGAAACTgtcattgtcatcagaaCTCCAACAACAGCTAGCACCATCACAACTACCACCGAGCCATGGACCGGTACTTTCACCTCTACATCCACTGAGATGACTACTGTCACCGGTACCAACGGTCAACCAACTGACGAAACTGTTATTGTCATTAGAACTCCAACTAGTGAGGGTTTGATTACTACAACTACCGAACCATGGACCGGTACTTTCACCTCTACATCCACTGAGATGACTACTGTGACCGGTACCAACGGTCAACCAACTGACGAAACTGTTATTGTCATTAGAACTCCAACTAGTGAGGGTTTGATTACTACAACTACCGAACCATGGACCGGTACTTTCACCTCTACATCCACTGAGGTTACCACCATCACTGGTACCAACGGTCAACCAACTGACGAAACCGTGATTGTCATTAGAACTCCAACTAGTGAGGGTTTGATTACTACAACTACCGAACCATGGACCGGTACTTTCACCTCTACATCTACTGAGATGACTACTGTCACCGGTACCAACGGTCAACCAACTGACGAAActgttattgttatcaGAACTCCAACCAGTGAAGGTCTAATCAGCACCACCACTGAACCATGGACTGGTACTTTCACCTCTACATCTACTGAGGTTACCACCATCACTGGTACCAACGGTCAACCAACTGACGAAACCGTGATTGTCATTAGAACTCCAACTAGTGAGGGTTTGATTACTACAACTACCGAACCATGGACCGGAACTTTCACCTCTACATCCACTGAGATGACTACTGTGACCGGTACCAACGGTCAACCAACTGACGAAACTGTTATTGTCATTAGAACTCCAACTAGTGAGGGTTTGATTACTAGAACTACCGAACCATGGACTGGTACTTTCACTTCTACATCTACTGAGGTTACCACCATCACCGGTACCAACGGTCAACCAACTGACGAAACTGTTATTGTCATCAGAACTCCAACTACTGCCATCTCATCCAGTttgtcatcttcttcaggACAAATCACCAGCTCTATCACGTCTTCGCGTCCAATTATTACCCCATTCTATCCTAGCAATGGAACTTCTGTGATTTCCTCCTCagtaatttcttcttcagtcACTTCTTCTCTAGTCacctcttcttcattcatttcttcctctgtcatttcttcttctacaaCAACCTCCACTTCTATATTCTCTGAATCATCTACATCATCCGTCATTCCAACCAGTAGTTCCACCTCTGGTTCTTCTGAGAGCAAAACGAGTTCGGCTagttcttcctcttcttcctcttctatCTCTTCTGAATCACCAAAGTCTCCtacaaattcttcttcatcattacCACCTGTTACCAGTGCGACAACAGGCCAGGAAACTGCTTCTTCATTACCACCTGCTACCACTACAAAAACGAGCGAACAAACCACTTTGGTTACCGTGACATCCTGCGAATCTCATGTGTGTACTGAATCCATCTCCTCTGCTATTGTTTCCACGGCCACCGTTACTGTTAGCGGCGTCACAACAGAGTATACCACGTGGTGCCCTATTTCTACCACAGAGACAACAAAGCAAACCAAGGGGACAACAGAGCAAACCAAGGGGACAACAGAGCAAACCAcagaaacaacaaaacaaaCCACAGTAGTtacaatttcttcttgtgaATCTGACATATGCTCTAAGACTGCTTCTCCAGCCATTGTGTCTACAAGCACTGCTACTATTAACGGCGTTACCACAGAATACACAACATGGTGTCCTATTTCCACCACAGAATCGAAGCAACAAACTACGCTAGTTACTGTTACTTCCTGCGAATCTGGTGTGTGTTCCGAAACTACTTCACCTGCCATTGTTTCGACGGCCACGGCTACTGTGAATGATGTTGTTACGGTCTATCCTACATGGAGACCACAGACTACGAATGAACAGTCTGTCAGCTCTAAAATGAACAGTGCTACCAGTGAGACAACTACCAATACTGGGGCTGCTGAGACAAAAACAGCAGTCACCTCTTCACTTTCAAGATTCAATCACGCTGAAACACAGACAGCTTCCGCGACCGATGTGATTGGTCACAGCAGTAGTGTTGTTTCTGTATCCGAAACTGGCAACACCATGAGTCTAACAAGTTCCGGGTTGAGCACTATGTCGCAACAGCCTCGTAGCACACCAGCAAGTAGCATGGTAGGATCTAGTACAGCTTctttagaaatttcaacGTATGCTGGCAGTGCCAACAGCTTACTGGCCGGTAGTGGTTTAAGTGTCTTCATTGCGTCCTTATTGCTGGcaattatttaa
- a CDS encoding uncharacterized protein (Pseudogenic fragment with similarity to flocculins; identified by gene-trapping, microarray-based expression analysis, and genome-wide homology searching; SWAT-GFP, seamless-GFP and mCherry fusion proteins localize to the endoplasmic reticulum; YHR212W-A has a paralog, YAR061W, that arose from a segmental duplication) produces MPYHYLFLALFTYLATSNVVSGSTQACLPVGPRKNGMNVNFYKYSLLDSTTYSYPQYMTSGYASNWN; encoded by the coding sequence ATGCCTTATCactatttatttttggcaCTCTTCACCTACCTGGCCACGTCCAATGTTGTTTCAGGAAGTACACAAGCATGCCTGCCAGTGGGCCCGAGGAAAAATGGGATGAATGTCAACTTTTATAAATACTCATTACTGGATTCAACAACGTATTCCTACCCGCAATATATGACTTCTGGATATGCCTCGAATTGGAATTAG